GGTCCATGGCACCAGACATTAGTACAAGAACAGAAACTGAACActaaaataaagaaacaacagGAGAAGGAGACATACCTCTTGTTGCAGATTCCTGTTGACCCATTCTTTAAGTCTGTCTATTCTAGTCCTTATCCATGATTTCACCAGGTTTGCTATCACAGCTTCAGCTTCATAAGGAGTCATCTCTTTAATCAATGACTTTCCTCCATCTTCACTGTCAACAGCATCCGCAACAGCCATCTGTACAAGATCTTTCTCCAGCTTATCAGCTGCTATCAGCACCTGTAGGGCATCTGGAGTCAACTCACTTATCCCCGAAACAAATTTCTTCAGCTCACTTCCATAGCAAGCATGAAGTGTAGCAACAGCTACACCAGTTGCAATAGGGTGCCATCTCTTCAGAACAGCACTATATATTTCCTTCTCATTGAAAGCCAGATCAGTAACATTTTGGGCCAGGATGGAAAGGTTGGGAAGTGAATTCTGCTGTTTCTTAGAGGACTTTCTGCTTGATATCAACCTCTCCTTTTCCTGTCTTTAGGCATAGTAGGCAGAGTTAGTCACTTTTTCCATCAATGGAGCAAGAATTAACTTAGACCAAATCATGAAAGTTAGAAGGATTAAATAAACTCCAGAAATAAATGGGAAAAGTTCGAAAATGCCAGGAAAAAACTAAAGCTAGAAAGATTCAAATGCAATTCAGGGGACAGAAGACAGTTTTAATTTGCAATCTGTGAGAAGGAGAGCGAAATACATACAGCACAAAAATATAGATTATCAGTATCCTTATGAAGCTCTACACTACCAGGAAGTACTTTCTGTGAGAGCGGAAAAAACTCTCGCTTCAAGTCAGGGGGTATCTGAGATGAGAAATATAGGTAAAGTACCAACGACGTCATTCTAGATTCCTGAGAAAGAGGGCAGGAAAACACTGAAACCCCCTTAAATTAATAATGCAAATTGGAGTTCTCGATATGATGTTTGTACTACATGGTGAGGTTAACTAAACCGCAAAGACCAACTTGCCTGAGAAAAGGCGCTGAGCATCGAAGCCCTGATGTAAGTATCAACGCTGCTAAATTCAACAtcaacctctttcttcttcttctgatagTTGCGCGAATTGTGTTCGACCAAAATTTTGGTAGCTGATAAACCCATAGAGAGAAGACTTTGCATGATATCAACATTGTCCCTGTAAAAGCTGTCATGATATGCAAGCAGCCTTTTCTCAGCCCAACCTAGGATCAAGCCAAGCAGAGAACTCAAGGTCTGAGAGCAACTTGGCTGTTTTACTGCCTTGGCATCATTTGCTACCTCCGATAACAGATTATCAGCGGCAAATAGCAGGTCTTTTTCAACTTGGCTGGTTGAAACATAtcgatgaaataaaacccatgaAAAGCAAATATTATGGAACATCTGGTCTATATCAAGTATTACCCAAGTCTTCTTTATGATTTCTAAGACCTCATCAACTTCTTCAATAACAGAGGTCTGATCGTTCACATCAAAACAAGCTTCAAGCAATATTTGGTAGAATCGGATATTCAATGGAGTGCCATCTGCCCAATGGCATATCTCGGGACTCGACCCATCAAATGATCTGCAGGCGAGGGATGTCGCAAGATTCCTGAGTACTTGCATTGATTCACTGTGCTTCCCCGTATCCATGGGTTTTACCAAAGCCCCATGTATAATATGCTGAAGCTGTCTAGGACGTGTGTCTATCTCATCCAGAGGCAAGTACGGATGCAAGACAAGTCCAGCCTCAAGTAGTTTCAAGTTTCTCCTCTGCCATACTTCATATTCCTGCGGATTTGGAAAATCTGAGGTTTTGAACTGCTGCAAGAGCTCCAGTGGTAGAACCATTGACTCAAGACGCCTTCCAAGCTGGAATGTACAAGAAACAATCTAACCATTAAGGTGCAGTTTAAAGAACATTCCAGTACTATTTTTATCTATAAATGTGTATCAAACTCATTTAGCAACACATTTTAAATGAATCCCATTTTCCAACCAATCCATGTCAATGAATTTCCCACTTCAGATAAACAAGACCATCAAGTAATGAAGGTGAGGCCCATCTAGTGTGATGCCCATGACGGAGGACGGGTCAAGCAGGACTGTCAGGTTTCTAGGTTGGCAAGCTTCTGAAGAAGGGGTGCCACCATAGGCGAATCCCACATCGAAATGGGAGAGGAAGAGAAGAGCTTTATAAGTCATGACACAAGTTCACATGGTACACGCGCTTTTGGGGCTCGAGGTAGCGTAGCCCAAAAGACAAATCCGTGTGGGCCTAGGCCCAAAGCGAACAATACGTGTCATgtgcttgggtcgtgacaaatacggCATCAAAGCCGAATCTCCCTCAATACGATGGTGAGGCAAACATTAGCGAGGACGTTGAGTCCTCGGGGGAAGGGgaaaggggggaggggggaatgTGATGCCCATAACGAAGGGCGGACTGATGAGGGCGGATCAAGCAGGACTGGCAG
The sequence above is drawn from the Nicotiana tabacum cultivar K326 chromosome 13, ASM71507v2, whole genome shotgun sequence genome and encodes:
- the LOC107800426 gene encoding protein unc-13 homolog isoform X2, translating into MVLPLELLQQFKTSDFPNPQEYEVWQRRNLKLLEAGLVLHPYLPLDEIDTRPRQLQHIIHGALVKPMDTGKHSESMQVLRNLATSLACRSFDGSSPEICHWADGTPLNIRFYQILLEACFDVNDQTSVIEEVDEVLEIIKKTWVILDIDQMFHNICFSWVLFHRYVSTSQVEKDLLFAADNLLSEVANDAKAVKQPSCSQTLSSLLGLILGWAEKRLLAYHDSFYRDNVDIMQSLLSMGLSATKILVEHNSRNYQKKKKEVDVEFSSVDTYIRASMLSAFSQEKERLISSRKSSKKQQNSLPNLSILAQNVTDLAFNEKEIYSAVLKRWHPIATGVAVATLHACYGSELKKFVSGISELTPDALQVLIAADKLEKDLVQMAVADAVDSEDGGKSLIKEMTPYEAEAVIANLVKSWIRTRIDRLKEWVNRNLQQEVWNPHANKERFAPSGVEVLRSIDETFEAFFLLPIPMHPALLLELMNGLDGCLQNYILKAIYGCGSRSTFVPTMPALTRCSAGSKFSVFRKKERPPMVLHKKSHSGTTDGDDSFSIPQLCVRINTLHCIRKELDVLEKRTISQLRDNLRVHDDNLVNVLGKGFELSAAACLEGIQQLSEAIAYKVIFHELSHVFWDYLYVGDVSSSCIEPFLQELEKNLEIISATVHDRVRTRVITKVMKASFDGFLFVLLAGGPSRSFLLADAAIIDEDLKFLMDLFWSDGDGLPADLIDKFSTTLKGILPLFHTDTAILIEQFEHAVQDNFAPSAKSRLPLPPTSGNWSPTESSTIMRVLCYRNDKMATKFLKRNYNFPKKL